GCCTTAGATGTAATTTTAAAGCAAGCGTGATTACTGAACGTTAAACGTGCAGTGAATTTCCTTCTAGGTGGAGCCTGCCAGTCAGATGTGTTATGCCTCACTTGATCACAGCGTCAAGGGAAAACGCAGAAAACCAAGGAGGAAGACAGACCCTTCGTTACAGGGGGATGAAGAAGAAAGATCATCTAACCCCACCGCGGTGGCTTCCAAAGTCAGCATTTACCTGAATAGCGAGCAGCTGgctgctgaaaacacagcagtaGAAGCCATTCACGATGATCCCATCAGATTAATGGGTTTCATTCATACTACGAAAGGAGAGAACATTTGAAGTAGCTTCATGAACCAAATATGTAATCATAAGGCGAGACTTGCTTGTTCATTCTGGAGGAACAGTGAATGATTAGAGATAATATCCCGGCAAAATGACATACCAGACAGTGGTATAAAATGGGTAAGTGTTCCAAAGTGTCTTCCAAATGCATTTACAGAATAAGCAAGAAATAAGATCCAGACTGCCACTTTGAAGGACCTGCCCTTCTGAAGACATTTTGAAAGGGAGTTGTAGAAGCTGGTATCTCAGCATTCACATTGTATTGATGCCGGTAACAATTAATCCTTTGTTTAAAACAGCCATCGACTTTCAACTAGTCCCAAAGGACCCACTCTGTTGTCTGTAGAACTCTAGCAGAGTATAACTGTACTTCTATGTAGGTTTTAATGATACTTTTGGAAGGAAATCGTGTTTCGTACTTGCACATATAATGATTTAGTTGTTTTCCCAATTAAAAACTGCTCTGCTCTTCAACATTTTGTACTTTCCCACTGTGACTGGTCTATGGTAATAACACAATATATCTAAAGCTAATTGGAGaataattacagaataattaaaaCAGCTTATTTAAAGTAGCAATGGTACGTCTTGCAAGATTTAACAATATCCTTATATTTCTTTAGTTTCCTTCTGTGAGCCATACCGAAATACATCTCAAATCTCAACTCCTCTACTGATGTAACATCGTATCCAGCCGTATTCAAGAGTCCACAAAGATATTGGCAAATAATCTGTAACAATAAATCTCCTAGGGAGAAATGCTTAACTTCCTATTGGGTTTTACGTTGCCATTGTTACCAACtattttacaaaagcagaaagagctttttatttccccaaataATTCGTGTACCGTGTGCACATTCATCTTAAGACTTCAAACTCATCAGATGGTAAGCTTTTATGGGagcagggatttatttttatattctgggaGTCATTAAGTCGTAGTAGCAGGAAACAGTAGAGCATGTTGATGTAATATGCTTACCTCTAGGTGTCAGAGAGTTCtgccttctcaaaaaaaaaaaaaggatattaatgCCTTTAAAATCCACACAGAGCACAGTGGCAAGGGGCTTGAAACTCCTGAGCACAGAGAGCGCCCTGCAAGTGTTTCAGGCCCTGGAGGAGGTAGTCCTGAAAGCAGTTAcgaaaaccaaaacacccaaaaagcCAACGCCTCCTCTAAAAGCAGAAGTGGATGGACATGTCCAGAGATGGGATGAACTTATGAagggtaattaaaaaaaaaaaaaaatcaatgtaaaaaaaccccagttcttTGACAGCCTGGTTGGTGTTTAGTTTAGCACACAGTTAGTGAGCCTCTTTTCCTCAATGCTAGAccagaaggagaaggggcaagccctgcagccagagctgcccaGCGTCACTGCCCGTCTCGTGCTAGCGCCTGCTTTTGTGCGCAGAAATCAAGTCAATATACGTATGTTTGCTGTTACACCGCAGAAACAAGGCAGGGTTGAAAGCCAGGGTGACTGCGTTATCATGGCCTTAGAGCAACTCCCATTggataagcaaaaataaatactgttgaAGAATCGATAAAAAGCACTTTAATGGAGAACCATATTAAACAACGACCCTGACTAAGATCctaaggagggaaagaaggaagggaaagccAAAGCCAAGGATCCAAAGCTAAACACCAAGATATCAGCGCATGAAGTACCAACTTAATTTGATTAGATTGGAAAGTTATTATACTTTGTTCCTTAGCAGGaacaaaataagtaataaaatacatatcAACATACTCTTGCTTAGACTCACATATCAAAACTGTTTGAATAGCATTAATATGaacaatatttatataaattatttcaatttagcTGGCACCAAATCGGATGCAATACTCAGCCCTCTGAGacgattaaaagaaaaagctttcttaaacAATCTCTCAAGCAAATAAGCACAGGCCCAAAGACTATTTGTTACTATTTTCCGACATCCACATGAAACAAGTATTTTCTGCGTATTCTTTTAATACAATCTGTGTACAGTTTGTACAAGAGTTGCCATTTCCAAATTTCCTCACAGCATTTGCACTCTGACTATGCCTTTCCTCTAAAAAGTCCAAAGTCAAAGAACTTCTATGAGTTACTGAAATTCAACCTGTCTTTTCAGCCTGATCATTCATGTAATGGAAATGAAGTACGCATTTCTCTCGTGGAGCGTACACGTAACAGTAAGTCCAGGATTTAGGTACATCTAGTTTCCTCTCTATTATGAGTCTTCCTTGTTTAGTCCAACTATTTATTTACGCCAATTAtcagcagctgctttcctttgCAACACAGCTTGCTAAAAAAGCAGGGCACTTTTGTAAACATTCTCCTCCAGTAGGTACTTCCTTTCCACATTTAATCATTGCTTCCATTAAATTATTCACTGCAGCTCTCAGAGTCTGCTTCAGGATCATCTTTAATGGCCTGTCAACTGTTTCCAAGGCACTTCTAGTCCTGCCATAGTCCACGTTTAGCTTTATTCCTCCAGCTATTTACCCTATGTCTGCTTAAATAAGCAAaagaattaccttttttttttaatgactttttgtgTTAGTTTTCAAACGACTACTGAGTTCATACATGAAAGAGCATGTTTGTTATTCCTCCATCTTCAAGCCATTGGAGAAAGACCTATGTAAAAAATCATATATTAGTTAAATTCTTTGTGTAGAAAGAGAGTTTCAACTAATtacaacaaaataagaaaaggagaTGCTAGGTCTGGGTTTATACTGTCTCTAAACTACTCTGTTTTTCCAGTGTTCTTTACAAAAATTTTGAAGCAGAGGGAAGCAGTGCGAAGCTATTTTTATTAACAGTAAGCTTAGCATTCAAGTGTCAGTTCAATGGAAGAAAGAGTAAACAGGAAGGAATATGGTGGAAGAAGTAAAATCATTTGGAAGAGAAGAACAGAGCTCGAAACAGAAGAGACATCAACTAGTAGCACAAAATCTTTGTAAGTGTAGGACGGGTATGCTCCAGTAGTCATTAGCGCATCTGACAGTCACTGCAGATGCATCTGTTGAAACAGTATTGTTAGGAAAAACAACACAGACTTTTGGCTACATCATACTGAAGAGTCTGCTCTTCAGACCAAGAGTGGATGTTGGAGGATCAAACTCTAAAAATAATTGTGTAACTTTCTCCCATTTTTTGCTACTGCTAACATCATAAAGGTGGCACTGGGATCAGCTTACCTTCCAACACCTCAAGGGTTTTCAAGAACTACCTCTTCAaattcttttaaagtaattttcttgGAGACAATGAACAATTGctatgttgtttaaataaacctaCCTTCGTACCTGGGTAAGCCTGCATTCAGGTTGCTGCGTAGAAGTCGTATCTAGAGTCAGAACATGTCCAAAACTCAATTCCAGGTTGCCTTTAAGTTACTTTAGAACACAAAACATTAATGGATTTATGTAATCTCTCAGTACTGGTGTATCAAGAAATATTGGGAAATAATTACCTCAACAATTCCAAGGGGAAGACAGCTCATAAAGCATATTCCCTACAGTTCATCCATGTCTGGAACAGGAAGTAAAATGAGCCACAAAGGCATTTCTAAAAGACaatcttttgttgctgttgttgaagGAAACATAATATACAAGCGATGAGGGATAGAATGTGCGTGGGTATATTGCACAAGTTCTAGTCTTATTGCAGAGCAAACCTCAGTGAAGCTGGCTCCTTGTTCCATTCAAGAACAACATTAAGATAACTAGATCTCGGttttaagagttaaaaataacacaaaacactCCCATCTGCCCAGAAATGAAGtacagtgaaaggaaaatgttgattttattttattttttccccttttctggagCTCAGAAAGCTGACAAGGGGCAATGCCGATAAAACAATGTACTTGACCTGACACCAGTAAAACAATCTCCTTGCCAAGAAAGAACACAGCAATGAAAACCCGTGGGACCCTGCCACATCATGCTCATGTATTTGGTGTAGGTATGCAAACTCCTCCTGAGAATTCACATACCTGAAATACAATGTTGAAAGCAGGCATTTGTTCAGAATAGATTTTTATTTAGAATATATATTGTGTCACACAGAATTTTGTCAGAACACAGAACGTAACTAtcaaatacaattaaaattataaaattttattgAACAGTCAGCGTTGGTGAGTGACTTAgaaaatttaacataaaaatttAATTGCAGGCATATTACAAGTCGCAACATATAATACTGCAGTTGCATCATCCAGCCCAGTTtagattttttcatttaatactgATACATCTATAAAGCATGAATAGGCAGGAATGCAGCAGAAAGAGCTTGTTACTTATTATTAATACGTTAAGAATCAAAGCTTATCAGCAGATTAAAAGTTAATACAGATCACATTCTGTTATTATAAACACTACTAAATATGTAATTTAAACTTGGCCATAGAAAACAACCGTGATTCCCTGCAATACCTGATGAAGCCAAAGGAGTAAGAAGTGCCCTGCCAGAAGGGACAAATCAGTTCCTGAAGATTTATACTGCAGGGACGTATAAGTCAGGACTAATTGTGtattacatatgtatatatataaaacacatcCTTGGTtcttggaagaggaaagaaaaacaaaacaaaaccaaactttaaAAATCAATGTAGCCATCCACGCGTGCTTCTTGGTGAGCTTTGATCTGGAAGTCATCCAAGGAATTGCTAGGATTTTGGTCTCTCTCATCAGTGTAACTTAGTTTTCTGGATACCCTAGAGAAAAGAATTGTTTAGATGATAAAGCAAATTACACAAAAATAGCATGCTTACTGAAACTCCGATGAACAGAATGAAATTGAAACCTATCACCAAAACACGATATCTGAACATCTTGACTGTGAACAGCAGCAGGACTCCTTGTCTGCATTGCTTTGTGCTttcagctggggggggggaactttTCATCTAATGTCATTTTAGTGTCTCAGTAATGCAACTATATTAACCTAAATTACATAAATATCTATTAAACTTTGAGATGTAATCTTTGAATGTATTCACAAATAGCTAAACATGGAAGATACAAGTGAGAACACAATTATTTCCTTGCATATTACTTAAGAAATGGTGTAATTTTTTAACATCTATTTTAAACTACTTCCGTTTATATCTGGCAATTAAGTATAGCAATATATATTGCTGCTGTAGGACAGCACtcacagagctgaagaaaagtTTATTAGTTATGAACATTTCCTGTTCTGAAATCTCATTCATAAACATCTTCTAAAGGCAATCAAGTTACAGACAGGAAGacaatattccttttctttccagaactaTTCGTTACAACATAGAGCATTTTGCCACATGGCTTAGGCATAAAACTTGAGGGCCCTGAAGTCATTAAAGACGACCTTCGCTCCTGGGAACCATAGAAGGCTGAGAACATCACCCCACAGGCCTAAGAAAGCTAGCCAGCTGACATTCCATTTTGGCTCCAAATCAACAAACATGCATTTGCgtaattaaggaaaaaagaaatagattttattcCAGATGTCTTGGCAAGAAAGCACTCTGAAGTCCTGATTTCCTACTCTTTCTCAAACTTCTCCACTTACATGCATTAACGAAAGGAAAACcattccttccttcagaacaATTACTAATCTCATAAGGGAGGGCTATTTTACATGGAGTCAGGAAAAataagtgaggggaaaaaaaaaaagagggaatccAAGAACCGAACAGAAATTTACTTAGCTAAGTGGGCATACTCAACATCACAGAAACATCATTGTATACTCATCAGCTTGCCTCCAATCTTCCATTATATCAATAATAATCCAGATACGATCTTCATCAATATTGTTATATATTTCTGAAGCCCCATGTTTTAATTCCATCTTTGCttaaactgaaacttttttttttttccttaaatcataCAGCCTCTTTTCCAGTTAAGTTCTCCATAcaagtagtttaaaaatacattcaggcttccttttaagttttaatttgaaCATTGTCAGAAAATTTTGTTATTAGCTCTATGATCATCTCAAGAATGGCGAAAATATTTCTTGACTGAGTTTGGGAAGGTAGCAGATCTTGTGGTGCCAAAGTagactttttggaaaaaaaaaaaaaaaatgccaaaagtgttttggaaaataaaaatgagaaactgtttagataacttttaatgctttttaatccTGCTGCCTATTAAATTGGTTTGTAATTAAAACCCCAAGAGATCTGAAACTTGAGAATCCtttaaaaatcacatattttcTAAGAAAAGCAGGTGTAGTAGGCCAGTATCCAGTGAGCAAGAAGGTGCGTTCTCCTTGCAGAGATCTAAAACCACTGCCAATAGTGATAATAGCAGAGGATGTCAGATATCTTCCAACAGAGCCAAAATGCGGGTAACTATGCTCAAACCACACAGAAGCTAACTTTTGGAAGTCCTTTTCAATGGCAATATGCTACACTCTCCACAGCCTAAGGATCTGAGAGGACTTGTTGGCTGAAACACACAGAATCAAAACAATTCTGGTTATATTCAAAATAATAAATGTCTCTATAATTAACACAAAATAAGGACTAGAGTAGCTATTCTGTTAGGCCATTTTACTAACTTGTGTTCACTGGCCATCCATGCTGGTCTCTGCCTAGTTTTGTCCACAGACACTTGCCTCCTGGTGTTGAAGTCTGCAGGTTTGATTATCTTGGGCTCTCCCAAGCACCCGTGCTCATTTTCATTCTAGAAGCACGCATGTAGCCGACAACCTCCATACCTTTAATACAGATGTAGAGCAGcaagaatttcttttgaaatttcttttctcAAAAGGCACTTACCCTTGGTGACTCTTCTGTGCATTTTTGGGACAGCTGTAATTCTTCACGGCTGAGAACCGAATAGACTGGCCATCTGCAATCCCAGATTCTGGTGATGAAAAACAGTAGTATGAAAAGGCTAAGAACAACGCTGAGTAGCATGAACACTACAGTACGTTGTGAAAATATTAGCCTATTAAGACATTGGTAACACTTCATTGGCATACTTCAATGAGCAAATTTCCTTATGAAAATATTTAGGTATAAGCTAGGTTTCTTCAAAATGCTTATAAATTGTCACcattagaaaaaagtaaaagtagaAGAAACTGCTGATACCAGAACAAATGTAATACATAAATACGAGTTAAAATTTGAAGGCAACAAAATAAGACAGATGGGATAAATCCACCTCAAATAATCAAATTCTTTACAATTAATCAGTAATGAAAACGCAGCAAGGCAAGAACCATGCaaacaaatgcatttcttctgacattttcttCTTGTATACCAGTTGACGATATTTCAAGTCACcttcttcagtattttcctttacATATTAGTTAGTTATCTTGGTGAACCCTATCTTGATGATAAggttcataaaaataaaaaaatggaaaataaacattaGTGATTTTGAAACCCCTTTTCTGTATAGATTCCTTACTTAAAGGAACACTTAAACAAACCCAATTATtactgaggaagaagagctgtcacCTAGACAGTGGTCTATTGAGATCTGTAGATTTACCCTTTGAAGAATGGCTTGTGATTGCTGAAGTAGTAATTCATAAAGTCTCTGAAACTAACCTTGTAGGGAAGTACCAGGAATAGCAAGAAAAGTTTTATCTGAAGAAACATGAAATCCAGAGTCCTGAAAATAAAGTATCAACAGATTACATCGATGGAAAAACTCAGATATTATTTAACAgtttgcctcaaaaaaaaaatgactagGAACCTGGAAATAAGGGcctgatttaaaatttaaatcaacAAGTCTAATGATTCCAATGGAACCGAGTAAAGCCTAATTTGTCTACCTCATCTTGTCCACctataaaatgaataaaaagtcaTCATTTCAGAAGGACAACACCTTAATTAGCAGGGTCACTGTTTGAGATTATTTTAACCAGTGACACAGTCTATTAAGAGGTAACAAAATCTTCTAATGAGCGTTTTATAACCATTTTCAAGTTTATTAAACACAGTGAGCTTCCTCACACGATCCAGGAGACCTCATACAACTTAGATTTTAGCAAATAGAAATCCCCCAAACCTGTAAAACCATCCTACTGACCAAATAGCACAAGAAGTATACTGTCACTAGTTTAAACAGCTTCCAGCTCTAATCCGTTTTTAAGCCCTTCTCCAAATACCAGCAAAAgtgcacaactttttttttctttttacaaggtCCTTAAGTACCTGACTCTGACAGTTGAGACTGTCAAAAAAGCTGGGGTTACTGCAACTGTATGTGCTCAAAAAATCCATGCCAACTGTCTGAAGATTAGCATTTTTTCTCTGAGAAGTCTGTTGACATTTTGTTGAAGGAAAGTAATGTTCTGGtatatttttcagtctctttaCTGGTGAACAAGGAAGATCATTTTGAAAATTTCCTAGTCTTTTAACTCTGGGAATTGCAGATAAAGTTCGAACAGGTGAGTTAACAAGAGCATTTACAGTTTCAGACATGTGTATCCCTTCGTATTTCCTTAAATTTGAAGCTctctgaaacacaggaagttttGGAACAGTCTCACTACACAATTGCTCATAGATGGTGTCAAATTCTCTACCAAACTGCATATTGGACCTCACAGAATCACTTAAATTACTCTTCACTAATCTTCCTTTCTCTTCAAGGTTCTGTGAATTTGAAAGAGGTCTTGTCAATGTCAAAGGCTTCTGGATGTCTTTGGAACACAGTTTGTAGTAGAGTTTTTCAAATGCATCTTTGTATTTATGAGGCATCTTTGAAGGACTCTGCACCACAGACAATGAGGAAAATGAGTGCTTGCGCTGGAAAGAAATTCGTccctcagaaattattttttcaggatttATGAGCAAAGTATTTGATGCTCTTGCAAGAGAACGGTTTGTGACGGGTGTAAAAGTGTTACTATTGCCATAGGAACTGCAAGTAGATGAACACAACTCTGAGGTATCACCACAAAGAAAGTCAATTTTTTGAGTTTTACTCTCTTTTTCCAGATGAAGTGCTGTTGACCCTGAACTGGCAGCAGGTGTTATAAAATGGTATTCTGAGGAACATTTGTAAGCcaatttttcactttctttgcattttgaattCTTCAGCGAGACAGTAGTCTGTAACTCATCTTCAACTAGAAATGTCTCTCCCATTTTAGCCATAACATTAGGAAAAGTCTGTTTGGAGACTTTCTGGCCTTTTCCAGATACCAAATGATGTTCTAAACTTGAGTAAGAGTACTCCATTTTGATTTCATTTGTATCAATGTAAGAATAAGGTACTAGACCAGATAAATTATTACTGGAACACTTGTCATCACAAAGTTCTCTGTTCTCATTTATGAAAGTTTGATTCTGG
Above is a window of Larus michahellis chromosome 1, bLarMic1.1, whole genome shotgun sequence DNA encoding:
- the TRAT1 gene encoding T-cell receptor-associated transmembrane adapter 1, producing the protein MHCHFSVWGILAFVSLALVVSLVLNISHYMKKKQAKRYKDYEDNSPSYDDYCTEDDPVYGNLNQGTLEECCYEQMKSPPQRPVNQLQVEPASQMCYASLDHSVKGKRRKPRRKTDPSLQGDEEERSSNPTAVASKVSIYLNSEQLAAENTAVEAIHDDPIRLMGFIHTTKGENI
- the HJURP gene encoding Holliday junction recognition protein isoform X2, whose product is METLTYNTPDGPKQWTEVSTKKLRQWKKEVLQCNRNQRNADISKQQTSEATDFEDGHSTIHQVSPEESHVDASDIDEESDADIVSVRRKFEDIHFQNAYVHDENTQEKGNIQLDALVQDYARKIPKWITRVPQEVSEGPHLASPVQELIGNQVAVCREKAELSNKYFSSRPLQLQFSAVHISPNTITVPRHRPSPELNKTCYDSILEEYQSADEECSWSNVTLADLYPAMVEVLTRLMTKQSQRRALKYIFGQLRHRRWHSRRPKLNVTVDKIRRFRPLKLKNALPSICSSRSEDIQNQTFINENRELCDDKCSSNNLSGLVPYSYIDTNEIKMEYSYSSLEHHLVSGKGQKVSKQTFPNVMAKMGETFLVEDELQTTVSLKNSKCKESEKLAYKCSSEYHFITPAASSGSTALHLEKESKTQKIDFLCGDTSELCSSTCSSYGNSNTFTPVTNRSLARASNTLLINPEKIISEGRISFQRKHSFSSLSVVQSPSKMPHKYKDAFEKLYYKLCSKDIQKPLTLTRPLSNSQNLEEKGRLVKSNLSDSVRSNMQFGREFDTIYEQLCSETVPKLPVFQRASNLRKYEGIHMSETVNALVNSPVRTLSAIPRVKRLGNFQNDLPCSPVKRLKNIPEHYFPSTKCQQTSQRKNANLQTVGMDFLSTYSCSNPSFFDSLNCQSQDSGFHVSSDKTFLAIPGTSLQESGIADGQSIRFSAVKNYSCPKNAQKSHQGVSRKLSYTDERDQNPSNSLDDFQIKAHQEARVDGYIDF
- the HJURP gene encoding Holliday junction recognition protein isoform X1; translation: MDLDEGLRRSNARFRASINGILERYNHPFEDDLLISMETLTYNTPDGPKQWTEVSTKKLRQWKKEVLQCNRNQRNADISKQQTSEATDFEDGHSTIHQVSPEESHVDASDIDEESDADIVSVRRKFEDIHFQNAYVHDENTQEKGNIQLDALVQDYARKIPKWITRVPQEVSEGPHLASPVQELIGNQVAVCREKAELSNKYFSSRPLQLQFSAVHISPNTITVPRHRPSPELNKTCYDSILEEYQSADEECSWSNVTLADLYPAMVEVLTRLMTKQSQRRALKYIFGQLRHRRWHSRRPKLNVTVDKIRRFRPLKLKNALPSICSSRSEDIQNQTFINENRELCDDKCSSNNLSGLVPYSYIDTNEIKMEYSYSSLEHHLVSGKGQKVSKQTFPNVMAKMGETFLVEDELQTTVSLKNSKCKESEKLAYKCSSEYHFITPAASSGSTALHLEKESKTQKIDFLCGDTSELCSSTCSSYGNSNTFTPVTNRSLARASNTLLINPEKIISEGRISFQRKHSFSSLSVVQSPSKMPHKYKDAFEKLYYKLCSKDIQKPLTLTRPLSNSQNLEEKGRLVKSNLSDSVRSNMQFGREFDTIYEQLCSETVPKLPVFQRASNLRKYEGIHMSETVNALVNSPVRTLSAIPRVKRLGNFQNDLPCSPVKRLKNIPEHYFPSTKCQQTSQRKNANLQTVGMDFLSTYSCSNPSFFDSLNCQSQDSGFHVSSDKTFLAIPGTSLQESGIADGQSIRFSAVKNYSCPKNAQKSHQGVSRKLSYTDERDQNPSNSLDDFQIKAHQEARVDGYIDF